A stretch of Macadamia integrifolia cultivar HAES 741 chromosome 7, SCU_Mint_v3, whole genome shotgun sequence DNA encodes these proteins:
- the LOC122084195 gene encoding uncharacterized protein LOC122084195, translating to MNQQHHERKRKWNEQLGGLTVKQIRVIMAGRDAAIQERDLTIAQKNAAVAEKDIVIEELSLAIAEREIAIEERSLAIAEKNVAVAERLQAILRKDAAIAGQNIDKMEKECLCIALWHHCTLQPHLTPSVWGVEGTAGLRGSGLSSYQQPGKWNPRESRTIKRDKPPTHFQLRIKSFSLLSKSSLERYNSGNFEAGGYKWKLCLYPKGNKDANGEEGRLPLYLEISERDTLSPGWEVHPLFRLFLLDQHRDKYLILQDASGNGNGKARRLHASRTQPGFDRFITLKEFNDPTNGYLVNDTSVFGAEIIVHRECVAGKGECLLVTARPVSCNHIWKIEKFSELANELHSSEVFSACGHKWYQLTYASTIFTPHTTYQLKSEVSELFRLLI from the exons ATGAATCAACAACATCATGAGAGGAAAAGGAAGTGGAATGAACAACTTGGCGGCTTGACAGTGAAACAAATTAGGGTCATCATGGCCGGGAGGGATGCTGCAATCCAAGAAAGGGATTTGACCATTGCCCAAAAAAATGCAGCTGTTGCTGAAAAAGATATTGTGATCGAAGAACTGAGTCTGGCCATTGCAGAAAGAGAGATTGCAATAGAAGAACGGAGTTTGGCCATTGCTGAAAAAAATGTAGCTGTTGCTGAACGACTCCAAGCCATCTTGCGGAAAGATGCAGCAATTGCCGGGCAGAACATCGACAAAATGGAAAAAG AATGCCTTTGCATTGCTTTATGGCATCACTGTACCCTACAaccccatctcacaccatcTGTGTGGGGTGTGGAGGGTACAGCCGGATTGAGAGGATCTGGGCTCTCCAGCTACCAGCAGCCAGGGAAATGGAATCCCAGG GAGTCAAGAACAATAAAAAGGGATAAACCTCCAACTCACTTCCAACTTAGGATTAAGTCATTTTCCTTGCTCTCGAAGTCCTCGCTTGAAAGATACAATTCTGGCAATTTCGAAGCTGGTGGATACAAATG GAAACTGTGTCTGTAcccaaaaggaaacaaagatgCCAATGGGGAAGAAGGGCGCCTCCCTCTGTACCTGGAAATCTCAGAGAGAGACACCCTCTCTCCAGGTTGGGAGGTCCATCCCTTGTTTAGGTTGTTTTTGCTTGACCAACATAGGGACAAATATTTGATACTGCAAG ATGCCagtggaaatggaaatggaaaggCAAGAAGATTACATGCATCAAGAACTCAGCCTGGGTTTGACAGATTTATTACCCTGAAAGAATTCAATGACCCTACTAATGGATACTTGGTGAACGATACTAGCGTGTTTGGAGCTGAAATCATTGTCCACAGAGAGTGTGTTGCAGGCAAAGGGGAGTGTCTGTTGGTGACAGCCAGACCTGTTAGTTGTAACCATATCTGGAAGATAGAAAAGTTCTCTGAATTGGCTAATGAATTACATTCCTCGGAAGTGTTCAGTGCTTGTGGTCATAAATGGTACCAGTTAACTTATGCTTCCACCATTTTTACACCTCATACTACCTACCAGCTGAAGTCTGAAGTCTCTGAACTGTTTAGATTGTTGATTTGA